A genome region from Magnolia sinica isolate HGM2019 chromosome 8, MsV1, whole genome shotgun sequence includes the following:
- the LOC131253590 gene encoding transcription factor RF2b-like codes for MPDSKPPIQQPPTFPNPAKHQSTPRSAPIRNGPQHRRAQSELSFRIPNELDLTSDPFDAAAAASFEEIGSEDDLFSTYMDKFGSRTDGCPSGDGIGGNGVVDRNGGGDSSTNENVGPRRHRHSNSVDGSMMMVSTRGGEVLFGEVGEGKKAMDKEKLAELAVADPKRAKRILANRQSAARSKERKARYISELERKVQTLQTEATTLSAQLTLFQRDTTGLSTENTELKLRLQAMEQQAQLCDALNEALKQEVERLKMATGEALTPNEQFDFGMHQMQYNNASFFQLSQQPGHHHGIQLSQFHMPQPNVSHHQLLTHSYAFSELMQQQDPIGRMQGLDIGTHIMKSEGPSISASESSSTF; via the exons atgccaGACTCAAAAC CTCCAATCCAACAGCCACCCACATTCCCAAACCCAGCAAAACACCAGTCCACGCCCAGATCAGCACCAATTCGCAATGGGCCCCAACACCGCCGTGCCCAATCGGAGCTCTCCTTCCGGATCCCGAACGAGCTCGATCTCACCTCCGACCCCTTTGATGCAGCAGCCGCAGCGAGCTTCGAAGAGATCGGCTCGGAGGACGATCTCTTCTCGACGTACATGGACAAATTCGGGTCGCGCACAGACGGTTGCCCGAGCGGGGATGGAATTGGCGGGAATGGTGTGGTGGATCGGAATGGAGGAGGTGATAGCAGCACAAACGAGAATGTGGGGCCCAGGCGGCACCGGCATAGCAATTCGGTCGACGGGTCAATGATGATGGTGTCAACAAGGGGAGGGGAAGTCCTGTTTGGGGAGGTTGGGGAAGGGAAGAAGGCAATGGATAAGGAGAAGCTTGCGGAGCTGGCTGTTGCCGATCCGAAGCGGGCcaagag GATTTTGGCAAACCGCCAGTCTGCTGCTCGCTCGAAAGAGAGGAAGGCTCGTTACATATCTGAACTCGAGCGGAAAGTTCAGACCCTTCAAACTGAAGCTACGACTCTTTCTGCACAGCTCACTCTATTCCAG AGAGATACAACTGGCTTGAGTACTGAGAACACCGAGCTTAAGCTGCGATTACAAGCTATGGAACAACAAGCTCAGTTGTGTGACG CTCTAAACGAGGCATTGAAGCAAGAAGTCGAGCGGCTTAAGATGGCCACTGGGGAAGCACTGACCCCCAACGAGCAGTTTGACTTTGGCATGCACCAAATGCAATACAACAATGCTTCCTTCTTTCAGTTGTCCCAGCAACCGGGCCACCACCACGGCATCCAATTGTCGCAGTTCCATATGCCACAGCCCAACGTTTCCCACCACCAATTGCTCACACATTCCTACGCCTTCTCcgaattgatgcagcagcaagaCCCAATTGGCCGAATGCAAGGGCTGGATATTGGCACCCATATTATGAAATCTGAAGGCCCATCGATTTCCGCTAGTGAGAGCAGCAGCACCTTCTAA